One genomic region from Thermoleptolyngbya sichuanensis A183 encodes:
- a CDS encoding M23 family metallopeptidase, giving the protein MSSVDVAQVVARNEWSNVSFPLEQFQAYTSPFGYRRSIEGYNYNEFHYGLDMAAPQGSYIRTWTTGVVVEVTDDSNCGTSVVVEAGRWLSIYCHMEGRVDRTGGRRSMLDRAGGIQIYEGQTVYAGQRVGRVGMTGRTTGPHLHWGLKYDNNWVDPALVLRAMYSGQQTAQGLPQMPTQIARTEEAEE; this is encoded by the coding sequence ATATCCTCCGTTGACGTTGCCCAGGTGGTCGCCCGCAACGAGTGGAGCAATGTTTCCTTCCCGCTAGAGCAGTTCCAGGCATACACCTCGCCCTTTGGCTATCGCCGCTCCATTGAAGGCTATAACTACAACGAGTTTCACTACGGTCTGGATATGGCCGCACCCCAGGGCAGCTACATCCGCACCTGGACAACGGGCGTAGTGGTAGAAGTCACGGACGACTCAAACTGCGGCACTTCGGTTGTGGTGGAGGCTGGGCGCTGGCTCAGCATCTACTGCCACATGGAAGGGCGAGTCGATCGCACAGGCGGTCGCCGCTCTATGCTCGATCGCGCAGGCGGCATCCAAATTTACGAGGGGCAGACGGTTTACGCCGGCCAGCGAGTGGGGCGTGTCGGCATGACGGGTCGCACCACTGGGCCCCATCTGCACTGGGGTTTGAAGTATGACAACAACTGGGTAGACCCGGCACTAGTGCTGCGAGCCATGTACAGCGGCCAGCAAACTGCCCAGGGGCTACCGCAAATGCCTACGCAAATTGCCCGCACGGAAGAAGCAGAAGAGTAG
- the bioB gene encoding biotin synthase BioB, with protein MPVLRHDWTTEEVLDLLQQPLMDLVHRAQTIHRQFNPPNQIQLATLLSVKTGGCSEDCAYCPQSAHYSTTVEPQPIHSVETVLAAAERAKAAGASRFCMGWAWREIRDGKAFDQMLEMVRGVRSLGMEACVTAGMLTDTQAEKLAAAGLTAYNHNLDTSPEFYGQIITTRTYGDRLQTLERVRQAGISVCCGGIIGMGEGLGDRARMLSILASLNPHPESVPINALVAVAGTALEAQPPIDPLELVRMCAAARIAMPRARVRLSAGRSQLSREAQVLCFLAGANSIFYGDTLLTTGNPAEERDRQLLADIGAEPLVSCPETTPKNSVKK; from the coding sequence ATCCCTGTACTGCGCCACGACTGGACAACTGAAGAAGTTCTCGATTTGCTGCAACAGCCGCTGATGGATCTGGTGCATCGTGCCCAAACGATCCACCGTCAGTTCAATCCGCCAAACCAGATTCAACTGGCGACGCTGCTGAGCGTGAAGACGGGCGGATGTTCGGAAGACTGCGCCTACTGCCCACAATCGGCCCATTACAGCACCACCGTCGAGCCACAGCCAATTCACTCGGTAGAAACAGTGCTGGCGGCGGCGGAACGGGCGAAGGCGGCTGGGGCATCGCGCTTTTGTATGGGCTGGGCGTGGCGCGAAATCCGGGATGGCAAAGCGTTTGATCAAATGCTGGAGATGGTGCGGGGCGTGCGATCGCTCGGCATGGAGGCCTGCGTGACAGCGGGAATGCTGACTGACACCCAGGCGGAAAAACTGGCTGCGGCGGGGCTGACTGCCTATAATCACAACCTCGACACCAGCCCCGAATTTTATGGGCAGATCATCACCACGCGCACCTATGGCGATCGCCTGCAAACGCTGGAACGGGTTCGGCAGGCGGGCATTTCGGTCTGCTGCGGCGGCATCATCGGCATGGGTGAGGGGCTGGGCGATCGCGCCCGGATGCTGAGTATCTTGGCTAGCCTGAATCCGCATCCCGAAAGCGTACCCATCAACGCGCTGGTGGCCGTGGCGGGCACGGCGCTGGAAGCTCAACCACCCATCGACCCGCTGGAACTGGTGCGGATGTGTGCCGCTGCCCGTATCGCCATGCCCAGGGCGAGGGTGCGCCTCAGTGCCGGACGCAGCCAGCTCAGCCGCGAAGCCCAGGTCCTGTGCTTTTTGGCAGGGGCAAACTCAATTTTCTATGGCGATACGCTGCTGACGACGGGCAATCCCGCAGAAGAGCGCGATCGCCAACTGCTGGCCGACATTGGCGCAGAGCCGCTGGTATCTTGCCCAGAAACCACCCCAAAAAATAGCGTGAAAAAATAG